In Leptospira perdikensis, a single genomic region encodes these proteins:
- a CDS encoding DMT family transporter has product MSRIFTPEFFLVIAAILWGGTFVVIKLALDSVPPFLFLAVRFWLAGIITLLLYRKTLFSKANRRWDYIFPAFLVALAALLGYAFQTIGLVYTTATQSGFMTGAYVIFVPLLQIAIERKLPSVRTWVAVLIVVLGLFLISQNGKSYEEILQSTGFGLGDGLTLIGAFFFAIYIILIDIFSKKIPAQILVSFEILLIAIVSTTLFPVESVFLNQPISIQLDLKFWIGIIYTSIFATIFTTQIQTRYQKAVPPARAGLLYSMEPVFSFFLAYLILGERLGVVGAIGSGLTLFGILFSEMGKWNKREE; this is encoded by the coding sequence ATGTCCAGGATCTTCACTCCGGAATTCTTTTTGGTGATTGCCGCCATTCTTTGGGGTGGAACCTTTGTGGTCATCAAACTTGCACTGGATTCGGTGCCCCCCTTTCTATTTTTAGCAGTCCGGTTTTGGCTTGCCGGAATCATCACTTTACTGCTTTACCGAAAGACTTTGTTTTCCAAAGCAAACAGACGTTGGGACTATATTTTCCCAGCTTTCCTTGTGGCATTGGCAGCCCTTTTGGGTTATGCTTTCCAAACCATTGGGCTTGTTTATACCACAGCCACTCAGTCTGGTTTTATGACGGGTGCTTATGTTATTTTTGTTCCTTTATTACAAATTGCCATCGAAAGAAAATTACCTTCAGTCCGCACCTGGGTTGCCGTTTTGATTGTTGTTTTGGGGTTATTTCTCATTTCACAAAACGGAAAATCATATGAAGAAATTCTTCAATCCACTGGTTTTGGGTTAGGTGATGGGCTTACATTAATCGGTGCTTTTTTCTTTGCCATCTATATCATACTCATTGATATTTTTAGTAAAAAAATTCCTGCACAAATTCTGGTTTCCTTTGAAATCTTACTCATTGCGATTGTTTCGACTACTTTGTTCCCAGTGGAATCTGTTTTTTTAAACCAACCTATCTCCATCCAACTTGATTTAAAATTTTGGATCGGGATCATCTATACATCAATTTTTGCTACGATTTTTACAACGCAGATTCAAACCAGATACCAAAAAGCTGTTCCTCCAGCAAGAGCCGGATTGTTGTATAGTATGGAGCCAGTATTTTCATTCTTTCTCGCTTATTTGATATTAGGTGAAAGATTGGGGGTGGTAGGTGCGATTGGATCTGGCCTTACCTTATTCGGTATTTTATTCTCCGAAATGGGTAAGTGGAACAAAAGGGAAGAATGA
- a CDS encoding cyclic nucleotide-binding domain-containing protein, protein MQLPLWKSILKRDENPITEISHFLRETAIFEGMSRRTLREVARLIHKRKYYAGETIFYQGQAGTGVYLILQGKVEIYSEREGVTLKLAELEKGAFFGELALFQDFPRSATAVALVDSILLGFFQPELKTLLETKPRVGNDLLLSFASIIADRLRKTNDTLEAAYFKSKKNKTK, encoded by the coding sequence ATGCAACTTCCCCTTTGGAAATCCATTCTCAAACGTGACGAAAATCCGATAACCGAGATTTCACATTTTTTACGCGAAACCGCAATCTTCGAAGGTATGTCACGTAGAACCTTACGCGAAGTCGCAAGACTCATCCACAAACGTAAGTATTATGCAGGTGAAACCATCTTTTACCAAGGCCAAGCTGGAACGGGAGTTTATCTCATCTTACAAGGTAAGGTAGAGATTTATTCAGAGAGAGAAGGTGTTACCTTAAAACTCGCCGAACTAGAAAAAGGTGCTTTTTTTGGCGAGTTAGCCCTCTTCCAAGATTTCCCAAGATCTGCAACAGCTGTGGCCCTTGTTGATTCTATCTTACTTGGTTTTTTCCAACCCGAATTAAAAACTCTTTTAGAAACAAAACCGAGAGTAGGAAACGACTTATTATTAAGTTTTGCCTCTATCATTGCAGATAGACTTCGCAAAACAAATGATACATTAGAGGCCGCTTACTTCAAAAGCAAAAAAAATAAAACAAAATGA
- the bioD gene encoding dethiobiotin synthase, with protein sequence MGQAFYVAGTGTDIGKTFFSSLFMAKYAENYGFRYWKPIQTGITGLSDTEFVQKTTALPDSFFLKPVYEFAAPASPHYAAKQEGKTLDPKYLLNALAKERNTNTLIEGAGGVLVPWTEDYLAVKGIQESNFPVVVVGSTELGTINHTLLTLEVLTSRFIPVLGFYLVGSKNELQADNAEIIQRLGGAPCLGVTNFPEQKLSPKEFISFSNESFDTKRNLMETLLSPDDEG encoded by the coding sequence ATGGGCCAAGCTTTTTACGTAGCGGGAACCGGAACGGACATAGGTAAGACTTTTTTCTCAAGCCTCTTTATGGCCAAATATGCCGAAAACTACGGATTTCGGTATTGGAAACCCATCCAAACCGGAATTACCGGCCTCAGTGATACCGAATTTGTCCAAAAAACAACAGCTTTGCCCGATTCCTTCTTTTTAAAACCCGTGTACGAATTTGCAGCCCCCGCAAGTCCACATTATGCCGCCAAACAAGAAGGAAAAACTTTAGATCCGAAGTACCTTTTGAACGCACTGGCAAAAGAAAGAAATACAAATACACTTATCGAAGGAGCCGGCGGAGTTTTGGTCCCTTGGACTGAGGACTACCTAGCTGTCAAAGGAATTCAGGAGAGTAACTTCCCTGTTGTTGTTGTCGGTTCTACGGAGCTTGGAACCATCAATCATACTTTACTCACTTTAGAAGTACTAACCAGTCGGTTCATTCCGGTTCTTGGTTTTTACTTAGTTGGATCTAAAAACGAATTACAAGCTGATAATGCAGAAATTATACAGCGATTAGGTGGTGCACCGTGTTTAGGAGTTACCAATTTCCCGGAACAAAAACTTTCTCCCAAAGAATTTATTTCCTTTTCCAACGAATCATTTGATACCAAACGTAATTTAATGGAAACCCTACTAAGTCCAGACGATGAAGGTTAA
- a CDS encoding AI-2E family transporter — MITKENTISSLILRSAFFGLIILTALIGIIGVKFLAIPLLISGIHFYIFHGIVDYFESRGVHRAITIIIIFSILIAGAYWFLAFYLPNLFEKAQPIVSEWSVKMEDPNFQLIDFNKLPVLSKNPELWKKIINPEEVAKMATNNLEEFLRGIVVMIPTFISWMIIIPIISFFLLLDANLIYKTMISFIPNRFFEMFLMVFYRMNQQITSYLKSLVIQCGIMAIVASLGFYIVGVKFFFLFGIFLGVANSIPYLGPLVGAVPPILFSILFPEMSPSIGSIASVVVVAQLVDNAIVQPVVIANAVSLHPLAILIGIAVGGNFFGIFGMLLAIPVLSILKVTIGILYHALKEHQII, encoded by the coding sequence ATGATTACTAAAGAAAATACTATCTCTTCCTTAATTTTGCGTAGTGCTTTTTTTGGGCTGATCATACTCACAGCGCTCATCGGAATCATAGGTGTTAAGTTTTTAGCGATCCCTCTACTCATTTCAGGAATTCATTTTTATATTTTCCATGGAATTGTAGACTATTTTGAATCGAGAGGAGTCCATCGAGCGATTACAATCATCATTATCTTTTCAATCTTGATTGCTGGTGCTTATTGGTTTTTAGCATTTTATTTACCGAATCTTTTTGAAAAGGCGCAACCCATTGTATCAGAATGGTCTGTCAAAATGGAAGATCCAAATTTTCAGTTAATTGATTTTAATAAACTACCTGTACTTTCTAAAAATCCAGAACTATGGAAAAAAATCATCAACCCTGAAGAAGTTGCTAAAATGGCAACGAACAATTTAGAAGAATTTTTAAGAGGGATCGTTGTAATGATTCCTACTTTTATCAGTTGGATGATCATAATCCCCATCATCAGTTTCTTTTTACTTTTGGATGCCAATTTGATTTACAAAACAATGATTAGTTTTATACCTAATCGTTTTTTTGAAATGTTTCTTATGGTATTTTATCGAATGAACCAACAAATCACAAGTTACTTAAAAAGTTTAGTGATCCAATGCGGAATCATGGCAATTGTCGCATCACTTGGATTTTATATAGTTGGAGTAAAATTCTTTTTCCTATTTGGAATCTTTCTGGGCGTAGCAAATTCCATTCCTTATTTAGGACCGCTGGTAGGTGCCGTCCCACCCATTTTGTTTTCGATTCTTTTCCCAGAAATGTCACCATCCATTGGTTCCATTGCTTCCGTTGTTGTTGTTGCTCAGTTAGTGGACAATGCCATTGTACAACCTGTAGTGATTGCCAATGCGGTTTCATTACATCCGCTAGCGATATTAATTGGGATTGCTGTGGGAGGAAATTTCTTTGGGATTTTTGGAATGTTACTAGCCATTCCTGTTTTATCAATTCTTAAGGTAACGATTGGGATTCTCTACCACGCACTCAAAGAACACCAAATCATCTAA